A window of the Lactobacillus amylovorus DSM 20531 genome harbors these coding sequences:
- a CDS encoding IS3 family transposase, which translates to MSKFNKEQKIEIYRKWKDEKISISQLSKTYKTNVANLDYMLRLIDMYGINVLDRPYQVYSKEFKEQAIEQAVFSTKSYVQVSLELGLKSIGTLSIWLREYKENGYNVIIKQKGRPARDQRDSKITQGIGERDPKAERRKLAIAYCERIRKKTEGLGSRQRSKEIAKAITDLRHEFKVSLNYVLDAISEHPELPTIARSSYYKIIKRKPKKPKRSKLIARIKEIFNRHKGRYGYRRVALQLIKEGWNITEKTVRYWMHKLGLKGIRRNKRKYSSYKGTIGKIAPNLIRRDFFAPMPNMKWYTDITEFHLNGEKLYLSPILDGCGGDIVSYTISKHPDMELVMTMLDRAFAKETALNNCIFHTDQGCQYQSPRYQRALKLHGITQSMSRKGNSMDDGLMENFFGLLKTEMFYDQEYKYHSLQELAQAIEEYIEYYNEERIKSRLKGLTPKEYRNQASINPVF; encoded by the coding sequence ATGTCTAAATTTAATAAAGAACAGAAAATAGAAATTTATCGTAAATGGAAAGATGAAAAGATTTCAATAAGTCAGTTGTCTAAAACATATAAAACGAATGTAGCTAATTTGGATTACATGCTTAGATTAATTGATATGTATGGAATCAATGTTTTAGATAGGCCTTATCAGGTTTATTCTAAGGAATTTAAAGAACAAGCAATTGAGCAAGCTGTTTTCAGTACCAAGTCATATGTACAAGTATCACTAGAACTGGGGCTTAAGAGTATTGGCACACTTAGTATTTGGCTTAGAGAATATAAGGAAAACGGGTATAATGTCATTATCAAACAGAAAGGACGCCCTGCCCGTGATCAAAGAGACTCAAAAATCACGCAAGGAATTGGAGAAAGAGATCCAAAAGCTGAAAGAAGAAAACTTGCGATTGCGTATTGTGAACGAATACGTAAAAAAACTGAAGGCCTTGGATCAAGACAAAGATCGAAAGAAATAGCTAAGGCAATTACTGATCTAAGGCATGAATTTAAGGTTAGCTTGAACTATGTCTTAGATGCAATTTCAGAGCATCCAGAGCTGCCTACGATTGCCAGAAGTTCTTACTATAAAATAATTAAACGAAAGCCTAAGAAGCCCAAGCGTTCCAAACTTATTGCAAGGATCAAGGAAATATTTAATCGTCACAAAGGACGCTATGGCTATCGTCGAGTGGCACTCCAGTTAATAAAAGAAGGCTGGAATATTACTGAGAAAACAGTCCGTTACTGGATGCATAAATTGGGTCTTAAGGGTATCAGACGCAACAAGCGTAAGTATTCAAGCTACAAGGGAACTATTGGCAAGATAGCCCCTAATTTAATTCGTCGTGATTTCTTTGCACCAATGCCCAACATGAAATGGTACACTGACATTACTGAATTTCACCTCAATGGTGAAAAGCTTTATCTATCACCTATTTTGGATGGTTGTGGAGGCGATATAGTCTCTTACACTATTTCCAAACATCCAGACATGGAGTTAGTAATGACAATGCTTGATAGGGCTTTTGCCAAGGAAACGGCTCTTAATAATTGCATCTTTCATACTGATCAGGGCTGTCAATACCAAAGTCCAAGATATCAGCGTGCTTTAAAGCTTCATGGTATTACTCAAAGCATGTCTAGAAAAGGTAATTCCATGGATGATGGGCTAATGGAAAACTTCTTTGGCTTGCTCAAAACAGAGATGTTCTATGATCAAGAATACAAGTACCATAGTCTTCAAGAATTAGCTCAAGCAATCGAAGAATATATCGAATACTATAACGAAGAAAGGATAAAGAGCAGATTAAAAGGCTTAACTCCGAAAGAATATCGGAATCAAGCCTCTATTAATCCTGTATTTTAA
- a CDS encoding replication initiator protein A, giving the protein MKTQLRFKEGQDYPEQQNGLPKAFFHNPKYRDMSVNARYLYIIFTLRMTESQNKGWIDDDGNMYIIYSDEDLMKEMHCKSCTVDKLKNELVEFDLLSMERHSNHLYPLHISNSYSH; this is encoded by the coding sequence ATGAAAACACAACTAAGATTTAAAGAGGGCCAAGATTATCCTGAACAACAAAATGGTTTGCCAAAGGCATTCTTCCATAACCCAAAATATAGGGATATGAGTGTCAATGCTCGTTATCTTTACATAATTTTTACTCTACGGATGACAGAGTCACAAAATAAGGGTTGGATAGATGACGACGGCAACATGTACATCATTTATTCAGATGAAGATTTGATGAAAGAAATGCACTGCAAATCTTGTACAGTAGATAAATTGAAAAACGAACTAGTTGAATTTGACTTACTATCAATGGAGAGACATTCCAACCATTTGTATCCCTTACATATAAGCAATTCGTATAGTCATTAG